The segment GGCTTTAAATCAAAGTCTGCTTAACTTCTTGAAATATTCGAGCTAGCCTCATGTTGAATGAAGAAGTTACTCTACGAAAGTTAGAAATTCTCTGCTCATTTGTGAGAACTGGCAGTCTGGCAAAGACTGGTGAAGAATTACAGCTGAGCTCAGTCAGCATTCATAAGGCATTGCACTCTCTTCAGAGCGGTCTTGGATGCCCCTTATTTGTTAAAGAGGGGCGCCAATTAAAGCCGCTTCCTGCGGCGCTGTATTTAGCCGAGATGAGCATTGATGTATTAGAAGACATGGAACGCATGTTCAAAAAAGTCAAAGCCAAGGCCGGCATAGAGAGTGGTCAAATCAGGCTGGGCTCAATGTATTCATTAACTGCCAATATCATTCCCCGAATCATTATGGGGACTAAGATTCGAAGACCCAATTTGGATATCGATTTGCATCTGGGATCTAATCAAGAGTTAATGAAAAAATTGTTCGAAGGTGCTGTAGACGCTGTTGTATTAGCAATCCCTACTGACAAATTGGCTGATAGCGTTCAGGTGGTTCCTTTGTTTGATGATCAATTATTCTTTGCATCTTCTAAAAATTACAAACCGCAGCAGGGTGAAATTGATTTATCAGAGTATCAAGATGAAAAATTTTTAACCTTACAAGATGGGTTTGCAACGACTACGGGTTTTTATGATGCCTTTAAATTGGCCGGCATCACCCCAAATGTAGTGATGAAGGTTGGGGATATTTTTAGTTTGATGAATATGGTTTCAGGTGATCTTGGAAAAGCACTTTTGCCCGGCAGAGTGAAGGCCCTAATGGGTGATGCGATCGTCTTCACGCCTCTGAAGTCTAAATATCGACTCACGCAGCACATTGCTTTAATGTACCTTCAGGCTAATGAATTTAATCCGAATATTTTGGCCTTAGCGGCTGAAGCCCGCATGCTGCATTGCAATAATATCTAATTGCTTTTAAAGTCGTATTATATTATTTAACTTAAAGTTAATGATACTTGCTTTTGCTTAATTGATTAAGTGTCATCGCAGCTTTACATTGAATTTATCCCATTAATGATGAGTAGCCCTTCCTAGGCAAAAGACATGCTTGAAAAACTCACCAAGGCTCGCAACTTATCTAAAGCCAATAATGCAATCAAACGCTTGATTTCTGAGCGCGGCGAATCCAATGCGCTGAGCATGGCAGATGATGTGGTGAACAACTACCGCAAATTAGCCAAAGATCAACATGTCTCTTTTTTCACCTTCTTATTTGAAAAGCTCAACCCGCAAGCTGATGCTGTTTTGAAGGCGGCACAAAATTTTGTTGCGGATTCTAGTGCTCGTAATTACATCAAGTTACAAAAAGTCTCAGAATCGCCCCGCCAAGAATTTTTCCGTCGCCTAAATCGCGCTAGCCAAGGCACCGCTGCAGTAGTTCAGATGCGTCGGGATTTATTGCAATTACTAGATAAAAAGCCAGAGCTTGCTGCAGTCGATTTTGATATGCGCCATTTACTTTCTTCCTGGTTTAATCCTGGCTTTTTAAAGATGCATCGCGTGGACTGGAAGTCCCCTGCAGAAGTATTGGAAAAGTTGATCCAGCACGAAGCAGTGCATGCCATTGATGGCTGGGATGACTTACGGCGTCGTCTTCAGCCAGATCGTCGCTGCTTTGCTTTTTTTCACCCGCAGTTGCCCAGTGAGCCCCTTATCTTTGTTGAGGTAGCGCTGTTGCCAGAAATTC is part of the Polynucleobacter sp. es-EL-1 genome and harbors:
- a CDS encoding LysR substrate-binding domain-containing protein, with the translated sequence MLNEEVTLRKLEILCSFVRTGSLAKTGEELQLSSVSIHKALHSLQSGLGCPLFVKEGRQLKPLPAALYLAEMSIDVLEDMERMFKKVKAKAGIESGQIRLGSMYSLTANIIPRIIMGTKIRRPNLDIDLHLGSNQELMKKLFEGAVDAVVLAIPTDKLADSVQVVPLFDDQLFFASSKNYKPQQGEIDLSEYQDEKFLTLQDGFATTTGFYDAFKLAGITPNVVMKVGDIFSLMNMVSGDLGKALLPGRVKALMGDAIVFTPLKSKYRLTQHIALMYLQANEFNPNILALAAEARMLHCNNI